The following are from one region of the Rattus rattus isolate New Zealand chromosome 13, Rrattus_CSIRO_v1, whole genome shotgun sequence genome:
- the Tmem221 gene encoding transmembrane protein 221 isoform X2: MGRSYGGRVLAAMTLLGIPAAVLVALAAQLLFQLQAGRAELRGIRTDGLHPELDPDAGLPEAAAGALLPLATALAALAQVLGLSCLLLAALCGHLGAELARGPGPGRSDWFLYDCRLLRHSALGLFCCGVSVYLAALAIYALLLFEIEAGAAAASILGAGALILVAIMTHTLFRAVQATRRGLRELPPPSSEDEPARSSEDSKAGCRAQPQQDEETETPVGAVTHQGSHF; this comes from the exons ATGGGCCGCTCGTACGGAGGCCGGGTACTGGCCGCGATGACCCTTCTGGGCATCCCGGCCGCGGTGCTGGTCGCGCTGGCTGCGCAGCTGCTGTTCCAGCTCCAGGCAGGGCGCGCGGAGCTGCGGGGCATACGCACCGACGGGCTGCACCCGGAGCTGGACCCCGATGCCGGGCTACCGGAAGCTGCGGCTGGGGCATTGCTGCCGCTGGCGACGGCGCTGGCCGCGTTGGCACAGGTCCTCGGGCTTAGCTGCTTGCTGCTCGCCGCGCTCTGCGGTCACCTGGGCGCGGAGTTGGCACGCGGGCCGGGGCCGGGCAG GTCGGACTGGTTTCTGTATGACTGCCGCCTCCTCAGGCACTCAGCGCTTGGCCTGTTCTGCTGTGGGGTCTCCGTCTAtttagcag CGCTGGCCATTTATGCCCTGCTGCTGTTCGAGATCGAGGCGGGCGCAGCAGCCGCATCCATCCTGGGCGCGGGCGCCCTCATCCTGGTGGCGATAATGACCCACACCTTGTTCCGGGCTGTTCAGGCCACTCGTCGGGGTCTCCGGGAGCTGCCCCCACCATCCTCTGAAGATGAGCCGGCCCGGTCTTCAGAAGACTCCAAAGCTGGTTGCAGAGCTCAGCCCCAGCAGG atgaggaaacgGAGACCCCAGTAGGGGCTGTGACTCACCAAGGGTCCCATTTCTGA
- the Mvb12a gene encoding multivesicular body subunit 12A isoform X1, translating to MDPGTDSTPLAALVWSSASAPPPPGFSAITCTVEGATASFGRGFAQKAGYFLCLSTLGIPENPQDNVVVDMQIVMDKGPLPPGFSTVNDPQDARTSVSKKKRMCVKLMPLGTADVVVSDVKLSGKTKTVPGYLRVGDIGGFAIWCKKSKAPKLVPKPGTLSQDMRGLSLDQPKEPSKGSHPERTLSRLGSRASTLRRNDSIYEASSLYGISGEPRVKKVNLRWEVSGDAPRTMAGEDTRARCNLSLACPTKHLDFKLYFYLYMWVFCLQMCLYIALEGQKWVLDPLELGLKGL from the exons ATGGATCCCGGGACGGATTCAACGCCGCTTGCCGCCCTGGTTTGGTCGTCCGCCTcggcgccgccgccgccgggTTTCAGCGCG ATCACCTGTACCGTGGAGGGCGCGACGGCCAGCTTCGGCCGAGGCTTCGCGCAGAAGGCCGGCTACTTCCTGTGCCTGAGCACACTGGGTATCCCAGAG AACCCTCAGGACAATGTGGTAGTGGACATGCAGATCGTGATGGACAAGGGGCCCCTGCCGCCAGGCTTCTCTACAGTCAACGACCCTCAGGATGCCA GGACCTCTGTGTCCAAGAAGAAGCGCATGTGTGTGAAGCTGATGCCCCTGGGGACGGCAGACGTGGTAGTGAGCGACGTGAAGCTCAGTGGGAAAACCAAGACCGTGCCTGGGTATCTGCGAGTGGG GGACATTGGTGGCTTTGCCATCTGGTGCAAGAAATCCAAAGCCCCAAAGCTGGTGCCCAAGCCTGGCACACTCAGCCAGGACATGCGAGGCCTCTCACTGGACCAACCCAAAGAGCCCAG CAAAGGTAGCCACCCAGAGCGGACACTGTCCAGACTGGGCTCTCGGGCTTCCACCCTAAGGAGGAACGACTCCATCTATGAGGCATCCAGTCTCTATGGCATTTCAGGTGAGCCCCGAGTGAAGAAAGTAAACCTGCGGTGGGAGGTCTCTGGAGATGCTCCCAGGACCATGGCCGGGGAAGACACAAGAGCTAGATGCAACCTCTCCTTGGCCTGTCCTACCAAGCATTTagattttaagctttatttttatttatacatgtgggtgttttgcctgcaaatgtGTCTGTATATTGCCCTGGAAGGCCAGAAgtgggtgctggatcccctggaactggggttgaAAGGGTTGTGA
- the Mvb12a gene encoding multivesicular body subunit 12A isoform X2 → MDPGTDSTPLAALVWSSASAPPPPGFSAITCTVEGATASFGRGFAQKAGYFLCLSTLGIPENPQDNVVVDMQIVMDKGPLPPGFSTVNDPQDARTSVSKKKRMCVKLMPLGTADVVVSDVKLSGKTKTVPGYLRVGDIGGFAIWCKKSKAPKLVPKPGTLSQDMRGLSLDQPKEPSKGSHPERTLSRLGSRASTLRRNDSIYEASSLYGISAMDGVPFTLHPRFEGKSCGPLNLSAFGDLTIKSLADIEKEYNYGFVVEKTAAARLPPSVS, encoded by the exons ATGGATCCCGGGACGGATTCAACGCCGCTTGCCGCCCTGGTTTGGTCGTCCGCCTcggcgccgccgccgccgggTTTCAGCGCG ATCACCTGTACCGTGGAGGGCGCGACGGCCAGCTTCGGCCGAGGCTTCGCGCAGAAGGCCGGCTACTTCCTGTGCCTGAGCACACTGGGTATCCCAGAG AACCCTCAGGACAATGTGGTAGTGGACATGCAGATCGTGATGGACAAGGGGCCCCTGCCGCCAGGCTTCTCTACAGTCAACGACCCTCAGGATGCCA GGACCTCTGTGTCCAAGAAGAAGCGCATGTGTGTGAAGCTGATGCCCCTGGGGACGGCAGACGTGGTAGTGAGCGACGTGAAGCTCAGTGGGAAAACCAAGACCGTGCCTGGGTATCTGCGAGTGGG GGACATTGGTGGCTTTGCCATCTGGTGCAAGAAATCCAAAGCCCCAAAGCTGGTGCCCAAGCCTGGCACACTCAGCCAGGACATGCGAGGCCTCTCACTGGACCAACCCAAAGAGCCCAG CAAAGGTAGCCACCCAGAGCGGACACTGTCCAGACTGGGCTCTCGGGCTTCCACCCTAAGGAGGAACGACTCCATCTATGAGGCATCCAGTCTCTATGGCATTTCAG CCATGGATGGGGTTCCCTTTACCCTGCACCCAAGATTTGAGGGCAAGAGCTGCGGACCCTTG AACTTGTCTGCCTTTGGGGACCTGACGATTAAATCACTGGCAGACATTGAGAAGGAG TATAACTATGGCTTCGTGGTGGAAAAGACCGCAGCTGCACGCCTGCCCCCCAGCGTCTCATAG
- the Tmem221 gene encoding transmembrane protein 221 isoform X1, translated as MGRSYGGRVLAAMTLLGIPAAVLVALAAQLLFQLQAGRAELRGIRTDGLHPELDPDAGLPEAAAGALLPLATALAALAQVLGLSCLLLAALCGHLGAELARGPGPGRSDWFLYDCRLLRHSALGLFCCGVSVYLAALAIYALLLFEIEAGAAAASILGAGALILVAIMTHTLFRAVQATRRGLRELPPPSSEDEPARSSEDSKAGCRAQPQQGTHCQIFYNPSQEPGDPPGSMATCITSAVLERASESSLFASHLPQTLRSMGPWDGVTYEMHGMLGHRPRDMGKDATLV; from the exons ATGGGCCGCTCGTACGGAGGCCGGGTACTGGCCGCGATGACCCTTCTGGGCATCCCGGCCGCGGTGCTGGTCGCGCTGGCTGCGCAGCTGCTGTTCCAGCTCCAGGCAGGGCGCGCGGAGCTGCGGGGCATACGCACCGACGGGCTGCACCCGGAGCTGGACCCCGATGCCGGGCTACCGGAAGCTGCGGCTGGGGCATTGCTGCCGCTGGCGACGGCGCTGGCCGCGTTGGCACAGGTCCTCGGGCTTAGCTGCTTGCTGCTCGCCGCGCTCTGCGGTCACCTGGGCGCGGAGTTGGCACGCGGGCCGGGGCCGGGCAG GTCGGACTGGTTTCTGTATGACTGCCGCCTCCTCAGGCACTCAGCGCTTGGCCTGTTCTGCTGTGGGGTCTCCGTCTAtttagcag CGCTGGCCATTTATGCCCTGCTGCTGTTCGAGATCGAGGCGGGCGCAGCAGCCGCATCCATCCTGGGCGCGGGCGCCCTCATCCTGGTGGCGATAATGACCCACACCTTGTTCCGGGCTGTTCAGGCCACTCGTCGGGGTCTCCGGGAGCTGCCCCCACCATCCTCTGAAGATGAGCCGGCCCGGTCTTCAGAAGACTCCAAAGCTGGTTGCAGAGCTCAGCCCCAGCAGGGTACCCATTGCCAGATCTTTTATAACCCCTCCCAAGAGCCTGGGGACCCCCCTGGGTCCATGGCCACTTGTATCACATCTGCAGTCTTGGAGAGAGCCAGTGAGAGCAGTCTGTTTGCCTCTCACCTGCCCCAGACATTGCGTAGCATGGGCCCCTGGGATGGGGTCACTTATGAGATGCATGGCATGCTGGGCCACAGGCCACGGGACATGGGAAAGGATGCCACGCTGGTATGA